One stretch of Amycolatopsis sp. NBC_00345 DNA includes these proteins:
- a CDS encoding RluA family pseudouridine synthase, which yields MSARMLPVPDGLDGMRVDAGLAKLLGLSRTVVAELAAAGDVLLDGQPAGKSDRLAAGGLLEVTLPEPANPVEIVAEPVEGMRILHDDDDIVVISKPVGVAVHPSPGWTGPTVVGGLAAAGLRIATSGAAERQGVVHRLDAGTTGVMVVAKSEHAYTVLKRAFKERTVDKGYHAVVQGHPDPTRGTIDAPIDRHPRHDYKFAVVAGGRPSVTHYEVVEAFRAASLAHIKLETGRTHQIRVHFSALRHPCVGDLTYGADPVLARKLGLTRQWLHARTLGFAHPADGRWVEFESEYPDDLANALQLLRDEN from the coding sequence GTGAGCGCCCGGATGCTGCCCGTCCCCGACGGGCTCGACGGGATGCGCGTGGACGCCGGGCTGGCCAAGCTGCTCGGCCTCTCGCGCACGGTCGTCGCGGAACTCGCGGCGGCCGGTGACGTGCTGCTGGACGGCCAGCCCGCAGGCAAGTCCGACCGGCTCGCCGCCGGCGGACTGCTGGAGGTGACGCTGCCCGAGCCGGCGAACCCGGTCGAGATCGTCGCCGAGCCCGTCGAGGGCATGCGGATCCTGCACGACGACGACGACATCGTCGTGATCTCCAAGCCGGTCGGCGTCGCCGTGCACCCGAGCCCGGGCTGGACCGGGCCGACGGTGGTCGGCGGGCTGGCGGCCGCGGGGCTGCGGATCGCGACGTCGGGCGCGGCCGAGCGCCAGGGGGTCGTGCACCGGCTCGACGCCGGCACCACGGGCGTGATGGTGGTGGCCAAGAGCGAGCACGCGTACACGGTGCTCAAGCGCGCGTTCAAGGAGCGGACCGTCGACAAGGGCTACCACGCCGTGGTCCAGGGCCACCCGGACCCGACGCGCGGCACCATCGACGCCCCGATCGACCGCCACCCCCGGCACGACTACAAGTTCGCCGTGGTCGCGGGCGGCCGCCCGAGCGTGACCCACTACGAGGTGGTGGAGGCGTTCCGCGCCGCGTCGCTCGCCCACATCAAGCTGGAGACGGGCCGGACGCACCAGATCCGCGTCCACTTCTCCGCGCTGCGCCACCCGTGCGTCGGCGACCTCACCTACGGCGCCGACCCGGTGCTGGCGCGCAAGCTGGGCCTGACCCGCCAGTGGCTGCACGCCCGCACGCTCGGCTTCGCGCACCCGGCCGACGGCCGCTGGGTGGAGTTCGAATCGGAGTACCCGGACGACCTGGCCAACGCCCTGCAGCTCCTGCGCGACGAGAACTAG
- the lspA gene encoding signal peptidase II, with the protein MSTESSSSEHDVAKPAEAPEPAAAEAVTPPEPEAEPAAAPLPKRRVGLVFAVAVLLWAIDLVTKNLVAANLEGKEPVRILGGLIYLQVIRNPGAAFSMATGMTWVLALVAAAVVVAIVWLSRRLRSVGWAIGLGLVLAGALGNLTDRIFRAPGPLRGHVVDFISAFAPNGEGFAIFNIADSAICCGGVLIVLLSLLGKDYDGTSTRVKKEESA; encoded by the coding sequence GTGAGCACCGAGTCCTCCTCGTCCGAACACGACGTCGCGAAGCCCGCCGAGGCCCCCGAACCGGCTGCGGCCGAGGCCGTCACTCCGCCGGAGCCCGAGGCCGAGCCGGCCGCCGCCCCGTTGCCCAAGCGCCGGGTCGGGCTGGTGTTCGCCGTCGCCGTGCTGCTCTGGGCGATCGACCTGGTGACGAAGAACCTGGTGGCCGCGAACCTGGAGGGCAAGGAGCCGGTCCGCATCCTCGGCGGGCTGATCTACCTGCAGGTGATCCGCAACCCCGGCGCCGCGTTCTCCATGGCCACCGGCATGACGTGGGTGCTCGCGCTGGTCGCGGCGGCCGTCGTGGTCGCCATCGTGTGGCTGTCGCGGCGGCTGCGCTCGGTCGGCTGGGCGATCGGGCTCGGCCTGGTGCTGGCGGGCGCGCTCGGCAACCTGACCGACCGCATCTTCCGCGCCCCCGGCCCGTTGCGCGGCCACGTCGTCGACTTCATCTCGGCCTTCGCCCCGAACGGCGAGGGCTTCGCGATCTTCAACATCGCCGACTCGGCCATCTGCTGCGGCGGGGTGCTGATCGTCCTGCTGTCGCTGCTCGGCAAGGACTACGACGGCACCTCCACCCGCGTCAAGAAAGAGGAATCCGCGTGA
- a CDS encoding aminotransferase class V-fold PLP-dependent enzyme yields the protein MTLALDRTCTAETTGTTDAAGTVAPQGIPAVAGAGLRVPLVTGGEIGYANLDHAASAPCLDAVRTAVDEFLPWYASVHRGAGFASQVSTRLYERTRDILRRFVDARGTDTVVFTRNTTDSFNLLARALPKNTSVVVFDTEHHAALLPWRGRNVRRVSLPRTRLAAVSVVDEALADCPQGPRLVVVTGASNVTGELLPVAEIAAVARKHGARIALDAAQLAPHRRISLRELDVDYVALSGHKLYAPFGAGALIGRADWLRAAQPYLAGGGATKLVTEEAVVWNSGPERHEAGSPNTVGVYALGVACEQLAAQWDAVGEHEAELLERLRKGLAGIPGCAELRLFDAPVDRVGTVSFVVDGFEPGWLAAVLSAEYGIGVRDGAFCAHVATKRLIGVAGGDGQQAVRVSLGLGSTAEHVDRVVLALRQIAARGARWQYEKVDGRWAPVGDPRELPPFCA from the coding sequence ATGACTCTCGCCCTCGATCGCACCTGCACCGCCGAAACCACGGGCACCACTGACGCCGCTGGAACCGTTGCGCCGCAGGGGATCCCGGCCGTCGCCGGCGCGGGCCTGCGGGTGCCGCTGGTGACCGGCGGCGAGATCGGCTACGCGAACCTCGACCACGCCGCCAGCGCGCCGTGCCTGGACGCGGTGCGCACGGCCGTCGACGAGTTCCTGCCCTGGTACGCGAGCGTCCACCGCGGCGCGGGCTTCGCGTCGCAGGTCTCGACGCGGCTTTACGAGCGCACCCGCGACATCCTTCGCCGCTTCGTCGACGCGCGCGGCACCGACACCGTCGTGTTCACGCGCAACACCACGGATTCCTTCAACCTCCTGGCCCGCGCCCTGCCGAAGAACACCTCCGTGGTCGTGTTCGACACCGAGCACCACGCCGCGCTGCTGCCGTGGCGCGGCCGGAACGTCCGCCGCGTCAGCCTTCCGCGCACGCGGCTCGCGGCAGTGTCCGTTGTGGACGAAGCGCTCGCGGACTGCCCGCAGGGCCCGCGGCTGGTGGTGGTGACCGGAGCGTCCAATGTGACCGGTGAGCTGCTCCCGGTGGCCGAGATCGCCGCCGTGGCAAGGAAACACGGCGCCCGCATCGCGCTCGACGCCGCGCAGCTCGCGCCGCACCGCCGCATCTCGCTGCGGGAGCTGGACGTGGACTACGTCGCGCTGTCCGGCCACAAGCTGTACGCGCCCTTCGGCGCCGGCGCGCTGATCGGCCGCGCGGACTGGCTGCGCGCCGCCCAGCCGTACCTCGCCGGCGGCGGCGCGACCAAGCTCGTCACCGAAGAGGCCGTGGTCTGGAACTCCGGCCCGGAGCGGCACGAAGCGGGCTCGCCGAACACTGTCGGCGTGTACGCGCTCGGCGTCGCGTGCGAGCAGCTGGCCGCGCAGTGGGACGCCGTCGGCGAGCACGAGGCCGAGCTGCTGGAGCGGCTGCGCAAGGGCCTGGCCGGCATCCCCGGCTGCGCCGAGCTGCGGCTGTTCGACGCGCCGGTCGACCGCGTCGGCACGGTGAGCTTCGTCGTCGACGGCTTCGAGCCCGGCTGGCTCGCCGCGGTGCTGTCGGCCGAATACGGCATCGGCGTCCGCGACGGCGCCTTCTGCGCGCACGTCGCCACGAAGCGCCTGATCGGCGTCGCCGGCGGTGACGGGCAGCAGGCCGTGCGCGTCAGCCTGGGCCTCGGCAGCACGGCGGAGCACGTCGACCGCGTGGTGCTCGCTCTGCGCCAGATCGCCGCCCGTGGCGCGCGCTGGCAGTACGAGAAGGTGGACGGCCGCTGGGCGCCCGTCGGGGACCCGCGCGAGCTGCCGCCGTTCTGCGCCTGA
- a CDS encoding M23 family metallopeptidase produces MTKLRSWGTTTTAAAVLTLTAGVLLAGPAAAESAPSPTVPSPATAFPAMAFPFALGQQVYSAGIHSDDGSDGVKNAIDFSPADRTVRAPLAGTVHLQHCSGGDWVTIDHAGGWRTGYYHMEAIQVTDGEQVEAGAPLGSTGNALPCGGSSTGAHVHFTLWTLPAAPATAAAPGDREAAPGDREAAPRDREANDREAAIGDWDNVSYARLTSTVAAAYGQPVDGKEIGGWQFTAGAEQYDGTATHLADRQLVQLPGRFRDTP; encoded by the coding sequence GTGACGAAACTTCGGAGCTGGGGCACCACGACCACCGCTGCCGCCGTCTTGACGCTGACAGCCGGCGTGCTGCTCGCGGGCCCCGCGGCGGCCGAGTCGGCGCCGTCCCCGACGGTGCCATCCCCGGCCACGGCGTTCCCGGCGATGGCGTTCCCGTTCGCGCTGGGGCAGCAGGTCTACTCGGCCGGCATCCACTCCGACGACGGGTCCGATGGCGTCAAGAACGCCATCGACTTCAGCCCCGCCGACCGGACCGTGCGCGCGCCGCTGGCCGGGACTGTCCACCTGCAGCACTGCTCCGGCGGCGACTGGGTGACCATCGACCACGCGGGCGGCTGGCGGACCGGCTACTACCACATGGAGGCCATCCAGGTCACCGACGGTGAGCAGGTCGAGGCCGGCGCTCCGCTCGGGTCCACCGGCAACGCGCTCCCGTGCGGGGGCAGCAGCACCGGCGCCCACGTGCACTTCACCCTCTGGACCCTGCCCGCCGCCCCGGCCACCGCCGCCGCGCCGGGCGATCGCGAGGCCGCGCCCGGAGATCGCGAAGCCGCACCCCGCGATCGTGAAGCGAACGACCGTGAAGCCGCCATCGGCGACTGGGACAACGTCTCCTACGCCCGCCTCACCTCGACCGTCGCGGCGGCTTACGGCCAGCCCGTCGACGGCAAGGAGATCGGCGGCTGGCAGTTCACCGCCGGTGCCGAGCAGTACGACGGCACCGCGACGCACCTGGCCGACCGCCAGCTCGTCCAGCTGCCCGGCCGGTTCCGCGACACCCCGTAA
- a CDS encoding potassium/proton antiporter — translation MDQLPVLLGIGGVVLLASVVAVRVSIRLGFPSLLLYLAIGVVLGESGFGIRFDNPGLTQSLGLAALVMILTEGGLTTRWSAVKPSLGRGIVLSTVAVVLSVAITGAALHWLLGLDWRLALLWGSVLASTDAAAVFSVLRSAGVGKRIVGTLELESGINDAPAYIAVVVLASGEAVDWSLPLLVVYELAAGLGIGLLFGWLGAMALRRAALPATGLYPLATVAVCIVAYSSGQLAHASGLLATYVAGLVLGNSKLPHRSDTLSFAEGLGWLAQIGLFVLLGLFASPSRLLETLVPGLVAGAVVLLLARPLSVVLSMLPFRLPWREQAFLSWAGLRGAVPIVLAMIPLSEGVPGAEQLVDAVFVLVIVLTLLQGATLGPFARLLGLAKPAEAHEIEVDAAPLDELGAELLQVRIQKGSKLHGVYLSELGLPAGATVSLIVRAGAGFTPQKTSRLQVDDQLLVVTTASVREAVERRIRAVDRAGRLARWRGEDGR, via the coding sequence ATGGACCAGCTTCCCGTGCTTCTGGGGATCGGCGGCGTCGTGCTGCTCGCGTCCGTCGTGGCCGTGCGCGTCTCGATCCGGCTCGGGTTCCCGTCGCTGCTGCTGTACCTCGCGATCGGTGTGGTGCTGGGCGAATCCGGGTTCGGCATCCGGTTCGACAACCCCGGCCTGACCCAGTCGCTCGGCCTCGCCGCGCTGGTCATGATCCTCACCGAAGGCGGCCTGACCACCCGGTGGTCCGCGGTGAAACCGTCGCTGGGGCGGGGAATCGTACTGTCCACAGTGGCCGTTGTGCTGAGCGTCGCGATCACCGGCGCCGCGCTGCACTGGCTGCTCGGCCTCGACTGGCGGCTCGCGCTGCTGTGGGGCTCGGTGCTCGCGTCGACCGACGCCGCGGCGGTGTTCTCCGTGCTGCGCTCGGCCGGGGTGGGGAAGCGGATCGTCGGCACGCTGGAGCTGGAGTCCGGCATCAACGACGCGCCCGCGTACATCGCCGTCGTCGTGCTCGCGTCCGGTGAGGCGGTGGACTGGTCGCTGCCGCTGCTGGTCGTGTACGAGCTGGCCGCGGGCCTGGGGATCGGCCTGCTGTTCGGCTGGCTGGGCGCGATGGCGCTGCGGCGGGCCGCGTTGCCGGCCACCGGCTTGTACCCGCTCGCGACGGTCGCGGTCTGCATAGTGGCGTACTCGTCCGGGCAGCTGGCGCACGCTTCGGGCCTGCTCGCCACGTACGTCGCCGGGCTGGTGCTGGGCAACTCCAAGCTGCCGCACCGCTCGGACACGCTCTCGTTCGCCGAAGGGCTCGGCTGGCTCGCGCAGATCGGGCTGTTCGTGCTGCTCGGCCTGTTCGCCTCGCCGAGCCGGCTGCTGGAGACGCTGGTGCCCGGCCTCGTCGCGGGCGCGGTGGTGCTCCTGCTCGCGCGGCCGCTGTCGGTGGTGCTCTCGATGCTGCCGTTCCGGCTGCCGTGGCGAGAACAGGCGTTCCTGTCGTGGGCCGGCCTGCGCGGGGCCGTGCCGATCGTGCTCGCGATGATCCCGCTCTCGGAGGGCGTCCCCGGCGCCGAACAGCTGGTCGACGCGGTATTCGTGCTGGTCATCGTGCTGACGCTGCTGCAGGGCGCCACCCTCGGCCCGTTCGCCCGGCTGCTGGGCCTCGCCAAGCCGGCCGAGGCCCACGAGATCGAGGTGGACGCCGCGCCGCTGGACGAGCTGGGCGCCGAGCTGCTGCAGGTGCGCATCCAGAAGGGCTCGAAGCTGCACGGGGTGTACCTCTCGGAGCTGGGCCTGCCCGCCGGCGCCACGGTGAGCCTGATCGTCCGCGCCGGCGCGGGTTTCACCCCGCAGAAGACGAGCCGCTTGCAGGTGGACGACCAGCTCCTCGTGGTGACCACCGCGAGCGTCCGGGAGGCGGTGGAGCGCCGGATCCGCGCCGTGGACCGCGCCGGGCGCCTGGCCCGCTGGCGTGGGGAAGACGGCCGCTGA
- a CDS encoding penicillin-binding transpeptidase domain-containing protein has product MLIGGAVAVVAIVVAAVVLLSGGSPAPAASSPSDESTVAGVLAPDPASAAEQYLKAFAAGDADGASRLTDDPSGSAAALRDAWATLRPTGVQAKVGQVGAAAGNKASAAYTTTWTLGAGHVWSYDGTFDVVQSGSEWRVHWTLAVLQPKLQAGQRLVVATSAGDEPVVVDRDGKPILVTGPGGTRAADGAAFPLLQSALTGQVHATASDSFAVERVDTAGKNLETLFGKTTSGVQALKSTLSAGVESAAQSAVDGFGGKALIVAIQPSTGGILAVAQNAAAGTGPSALSGLYAPGSTFKIATATAALEAGIATPDASLPCPLTARIGTRTISNEGFDLGTVPMHRAFAKSCNTTFGTLASQLPADGLAKAASQYGLNADFDIPGVATEAGKVVAAAGADEQVEDGIGQGTVQVSPFGEALMAATVAAGKAVTPSLWSDPDLATKVSTRYTAPPAGVLASVRTMMREVVTGGTATGLSRSGTVFGKTGTAQFGSGAEAHGWFTGYRGDVAFVVFLEGANDSGPAVTLGAKFLAGVK; this is encoded by the coding sequence GTGCTGATCGGGGGAGCCGTCGCGGTGGTCGCGATCGTCGTGGCGGCGGTGGTGCTGCTCAGCGGTGGGAGCCCGGCGCCGGCGGCGTCATCGCCGTCGGACGAATCGACCGTGGCCGGCGTGCTGGCGCCGGACCCGGCCTCGGCGGCGGAGCAGTACCTGAAGGCCTTCGCCGCAGGCGACGCCGACGGCGCGAGCCGGCTGACCGACGACCCGTCCGGCTCGGCCGCCGCCCTGCGCGACGCCTGGGCCACGCTGCGGCCGACCGGGGTGCAGGCCAAAGTCGGGCAGGTCGGCGCGGCTGCCGGGAACAAGGCGTCCGCCGCGTACACCACGACCTGGACGCTCGGCGCCGGCCATGTGTGGTCCTACGACGGCACGTTCGACGTCGTGCAGTCCGGCTCGGAATGGCGGGTGCACTGGACGCTCGCGGTGCTGCAGCCGAAGCTGCAGGCCGGGCAACGACTGGTCGTCGCGACCTCGGCGGGGGACGAGCCAGTGGTGGTCGACCGTGACGGCAAGCCGATCCTCGTGACCGGCCCCGGCGGCACCCGCGCGGCCGACGGCGCGGCGTTCCCGCTGCTGCAGTCCGCGCTGACCGGGCAGGTCCACGCCACCGCGTCGGACTCGTTCGCGGTCGAGCGGGTGGACACGGCGGGCAAGAACCTGGAGACGCTGTTCGGCAAGACCACCAGCGGGGTGCAGGCGCTGAAGTCCACGCTGAGCGCAGGGGTGGAGTCGGCGGCGCAGTCGGCCGTGGACGGCTTCGGCGGCAAGGCCCTGATCGTGGCGATCCAGCCGTCGACCGGCGGGATTCTGGCGGTGGCGCAGAACGCCGCGGCCGGCACCGGGCCGTCCGCGCTGAGCGGGCTGTACGCGCCCGGCTCGACGTTCAAGATCGCGACGGCGACGGCCGCGCTGGAAGCCGGGATCGCGACGCCGGACGCGTCGCTGCCGTGCCCGCTGACCGCGCGGATCGGCACCCGGACCATCTCCAACGAGGGCTTCGACCTGGGCACCGTCCCGATGCACCGGGCCTTCGCGAAGTCGTGCAACACCACGTTCGGGACGCTCGCCTCGCAGCTGCCGGCCGACGGGCTGGCGAAGGCGGCGAGCCAGTACGGCCTGAACGCGGACTTCGACATCCCCGGCGTCGCCACCGAGGCCGGCAAGGTGGTCGCGGCCGCGGGCGCCGACGAGCAGGTCGAGGACGGCATCGGCCAGGGCACGGTGCAGGTCAGCCCGTTCGGCGAGGCGCTGATGGCCGCGACGGTGGCGGCGGGCAAGGCCGTGACGCCGAGCCTGTGGTCGGACCCGGACCTGGCGACCAAGGTGTCGACGCGGTACACCGCGCCGCCCGCGGGCGTGCTGGCCTCGGTGCGCACGATGATGCGGGAGGTGGTCACCGGCGGCACCGCGACCGGCCTGTCCCGCTCCGGCACCGTCTTCGGCAAGACGGGCACCGCCCAGTTCGGCTCCGGCGCCGAGGCCCACGGCTGGTTCACCGGCTACCGCGGCGACGTCGCCTTCGTGGTTTTCCTGGAGGGCGCCAACGATTCCGGCCCCGCCGTGACACTGGGCGCGAAGTTCCTGGCCGGGGTGAAGTAG
- the ileS gene encoding isoleucine--tRNA ligase, whose amino-acid sequence MYPQAQLDGETTVPSQPSFPALEQRVLEYWETDRTFQASIDRRPAGENGDNEYVFYDGPPFANGLPHYGHLLTGYVKDIVPRYQTMKGKHVERRFGWDTHGLPAELEAMRQLGITETSEIEEMGIAKFNEASRESVLRYTDEWQDYVTRQARWVDFGNDYKTLDVTYMESVLWAFKRLWDKGLVYEGYRVLPYCWRDATPLSNHELGMDADVYRNRQDPAVTVGFRLEGNENELDGTYLLIWTTTPWTLPSNLATAVHPEVDYVVVESENFPGKRFLLAEARVAAYARELGEEPTVVAHYTGEQLLGNRYAPPFPYFTGTENAHRVLSADYVTTGDGTGIVHIAPAYGAEDKVVTDAAGIAPVTPVDAHGRFDATVPDYAGQQVFDANPEIVRDLKNGTGSAGRQGALLLRHETYDHSYPHCWRCRNPLIYRAVSSWFVAVTQFKDRMVELNQQITWYPENVKDGQFGKWLENAIDWSISRNRYWGTPIPVWQSDDPGYPRTDVYGSLDELERDFGVRLDNLHRPHIDELTRPNPDDPTGRSTMRRVPEVLDVWFDSGSMPYAQVHYPFENAEWFEHHYPSDFIVEYIGQTRGWFYLLHVLATALFDRPAFRTCVSHGIVLGSDGQKMSKSLRNYPDVNEVFERDGSDAMRWYLMASPILRGGNLVVTDRGIRDAVRQAVLPLWNSYYFLALYANAEGVEGKWRTDSAHLLDRYALAKTHELVTDVEYAMDNYDIAGACQTVRDFLEVLTNWYVRRSRDRFWAGEQDAIDTLHTVLEVTCRVVAPLLPLTTEVVWRGLTGGRSVHLVDWPNSLDLPSDAALVTAMDRVRQVASSALSLRKANKLRVRLPLARLVVAAGDVEALREFTDILRDEVNVKSVELTTDVAAHGSAEVAVNARAAGPRLGKDVQKVIKAVKAGDWTTGPGGAIVAAGVELRDGEYERRLVAKDGGAAAELPGGTGLVVLDTEVTAELADEGVARDLVRVVQQARRDADFDVADRITLVIDAPDATVAAARKHEEFAAAETLATAVSYGEAPGGFEGVVGDGVKVRVAVAKA is encoded by the coding sequence ATGTACCCCCAGGCCCAGCTGGACGGAGAGACCACGGTCCCGTCCCAGCCGTCGTTCCCGGCGCTGGAGCAGCGCGTCCTCGAGTACTGGGAGACCGACCGGACGTTCCAGGCGTCGATCGACCGGCGGCCCGCCGGGGAGAACGGCGACAACGAGTACGTCTTCTACGACGGCCCCCCGTTCGCCAACGGCCTGCCGCACTACGGCCACCTGCTCACCGGCTACGTCAAGGACATCGTCCCGCGCTACCAGACGATGAAGGGCAAGCACGTCGAGCGCCGGTTCGGCTGGGACACCCACGGCCTGCCCGCCGAGCTCGAGGCGATGCGCCAGCTCGGCATCACCGAGACGTCCGAGATCGAAGAGATGGGCATCGCGAAGTTCAACGAGGCTTCGCGCGAGTCCGTGCTGCGCTACACCGACGAGTGGCAGGACTACGTCACCCGCCAGGCGCGCTGGGTCGACTTCGGCAACGACTACAAGACGCTCGACGTGACCTACATGGAGTCGGTGCTGTGGGCGTTCAAGCGGTTGTGGGACAAGGGACTCGTCTACGAGGGCTACCGCGTCCTGCCGTACTGCTGGCGGGACGCGACCCCGCTGTCCAACCACGAGCTGGGCATGGACGCCGACGTCTACCGCAACCGCCAGGACCCGGCCGTCACCGTCGGGTTCCGCCTGGAGGGCAACGAAAACGAGCTCGACGGCACGTACCTGCTGATCTGGACGACAACGCCGTGGACGCTGCCGTCGAACCTCGCCACCGCGGTGCACCCCGAGGTGGACTACGTCGTGGTGGAGAGCGAGAACTTCCCCGGCAAACGGTTCCTGCTCGCCGAAGCGCGCGTCGCCGCGTACGCGCGTGAGCTCGGCGAAGAGCCGACGGTCGTCGCGCACTACACCGGCGAGCAGCTGCTCGGAAACCGTTACGCGCCACCGTTCCCGTACTTCACCGGCACCGAGAACGCGCACCGGGTGCTCTCGGCCGACTACGTCACCACCGGCGACGGCACCGGCATCGTGCACATCGCGCCCGCCTACGGCGCCGAGGACAAGGTGGTCACCGACGCCGCCGGGATCGCCCCGGTCACGCCGGTCGACGCGCACGGCCGGTTCGACGCCACCGTGCCCGACTACGCCGGGCAGCAGGTGTTCGACGCCAATCCGGAGATCGTCCGCGACCTCAAGAACGGCACGGGTTCGGCGGGACGGCAGGGCGCGCTGCTGCTGCGCCACGAGACCTACGACCACTCCTACCCGCACTGCTGGCGCTGCCGGAACCCGCTGATCTACCGCGCGGTGTCCTCGTGGTTCGTCGCGGTGACGCAGTTCAAGGACCGGATGGTCGAGCTGAACCAGCAGATCACCTGGTACCCGGAGAACGTCAAGGACGGCCAGTTCGGGAAGTGGCTGGAGAACGCCATCGACTGGTCGATCTCCCGCAACCGCTACTGGGGCACGCCGATCCCGGTGTGGCAGTCCGACGACCCGGGGTACCCGCGCACCGACGTCTACGGCTCGCTCGACGAGCTGGAGCGCGACTTCGGCGTGCGGCTGGACAACCTGCACCGGCCGCACATCGACGAGCTGACCCGGCCCAACCCGGACGACCCGACCGGGCGCTCGACCATGCGCCGCGTGCCCGAGGTGCTCGACGTCTGGTTCGACTCGGGCTCGATGCCGTATGCCCAGGTGCACTACCCGTTCGAGAACGCCGAGTGGTTCGAGCACCACTACCCGAGCGACTTCATCGTCGAGTACATCGGCCAGACGCGCGGCTGGTTCTACCTGCTGCACGTGCTCGCCACGGCGCTGTTCGACCGGCCCGCGTTCCGGACCTGCGTCTCGCACGGCATCGTGCTGGGCTCGGACGGGCAGAAGATGTCCAAGTCGCTGCGGAACTACCCGGACGTCAACGAGGTGTTCGAGCGCGACGGCTCCGACGCCATGCGCTGGTACCTGATGGCGAGCCCGATCCTGCGCGGCGGCAACCTGGTCGTCACCGACCGGGGCATCCGCGACGCCGTGCGCCAGGCCGTGCTGCCGCTGTGGAACTCGTACTACTTCCTGGCCCTGTACGCGAACGCCGAGGGCGTGGAAGGCAAGTGGCGCACGGATTCGGCGCACCTGCTCGACCGGTACGCGCTGGCGAAGACCCACGAGCTGGTCACCGACGTCGAGTACGCGATGGACAACTACGACATCGCCGGCGCCTGCCAGACCGTCCGGGACTTCCTCGAGGTGCTGACGAACTGGTACGTCCGCCGTTCCCGCGACCGCTTCTGGGCCGGTGAGCAGGACGCGATCGACACGCTGCACACGGTGCTCGAGGTGACCTGCCGGGTCGTCGCGCCGCTGCTGCCGCTGACCACGGAGGTGGTGTGGCGCGGGCTGACCGGCGGCCGCTCGGTGCACCTGGTGGACTGGCCGAACTCGCTCGACCTGCCTTCGGACGCGGCACTGGTGACCGCGATGGACCGGGTGCGCCAGGTGGCGTCATCGGCGCTGTCGCTGCGCAAGGCGAACAAGCTGCGCGTGCGGCTGCCGCTGGCACGGCTGGTGGTGGCGGCGGGCGACGTCGAGGCGCTGCGGGAGTTCACCGACATCCTGCGGGACGAGGTGAACGTCAAGTCCGTGGAGCTGACCACCGACGTGGCCGCGCACGGCTCGGCCGAGGTCGCGGTCAACGCGCGGGCGGCGGGACCGCGGCTGGGCAAGGACGTGCAGAAGGTGATCAAGGCCGTCAAGGCGGGCGACTGGACCACCGGCCCCGGCGGCGCGATCGTGGCGGCCGGCGTCGAGCTGCGCGACGGCGAGTACGAGCGGCGCCTGGTCGCCAAGGACGGCGGCGCGGCGGCGGAGCTGCCCGGCGGGACCGGGCTGGTCGTGCTCGACACCGAGGTGACCGCCGAGCTCGCCGACGAGGGCGTGGCCCGCGACCTGGTGCGTGTTGTCCAGCAGGCCCGGCGCGACGCGGACTTCGACGTCGCGGACCGCATCACCCTGGTGATCGACGCGCCGGACGCCACGGTCGCGGCCGCTCGCAAGCACGAGGAGTTCGCCGCCGCCGAGACGCTGGCCACGGCGGTGTCCTACGGCGAGGCCCCCGGCGGCTTCGAGGGTGTGGTCGGCGACGGCGTGAAGGTGCGTGTGGCGGTCGCCAAGGCCTGA
- a CDS encoding MFS transporter, whose translation MLTLYLQRVLGASPLGAAMAVLPLFVPLSLLGPLSGRLTGRFGPRPLMVAGFVLGALGMLNLLRVGNSSGYGTVLPTLLGLGLGMGLLTAAVVTAAVADVPSSRAGVASGVNNTARQAGGALGVAVFGAVAGEPAARGEFVHGLHVLGVVAAALWLAGAALTWVTLPRRRTADFL comes from the coding sequence GTGCTGACGCTCTACCTCCAGCGGGTGCTCGGCGCGTCCCCGCTCGGCGCCGCGATGGCCGTGCTGCCGCTGTTCGTCCCGCTCTCGCTGCTCGGCCCGTTGAGCGGACGGCTCACTGGCCGGTTCGGCCCACGGCCGCTGATGGTCGCCGGGTTCGTGCTCGGCGCGCTGGGCATGCTGAACCTGCTGCGCGTCGGGAACTCCAGCGGTTACGGCACGGTGCTGCCGACGCTGCTCGGCCTCGGGCTGGGCATGGGGCTGCTCACCGCCGCCGTCGTCACCGCCGCGGTGGCGGACGTGCCGTCGTCGCGCGCGGGCGTCGCGAGCGGGGTCAACAACACCGCGCGACAGGCCGGGGGCGCGCTCGGCGTGGCCGTTTTCGGTGCGGTGGCGGGAGAACCGGCCGCCCGCGGCGAGTTCGTGCACGGCCTGCACGTGCTCGGCGTGGTGGCCGCCGCATTGTGGCTCGCGGGCGCCGCCCTCACTTGGGTGACGTTGCCCCGCCGCCGGACCGCGGACTTCCTCTGA